One genomic region from Scomber scombrus chromosome 19, fScoSco1.1, whole genome shotgun sequence encodes:
- the tmem229b gene encoding transmembrane protein 229b yields MTTPEAPIPLTALSRWYLYAIHGYFCEVMFTAAWEFVVNCNWKFPGVTSVWALFIYGTCILIVEQMYLTLRGRCSVLLRCIIYTLWTYLWEFGTGLLLRQFNACPWDYSEFRYNFMGLITAEYAVPWFCASFIVERLVIRKTLRLRFHNGPKDGWSNHPSDAGGGDEGGVGENLGPGWRRERSRGTGNSANGYLKGE; encoded by the coding sequence ATGACGACCCCAGAAGCCCCGATTCCTCTGACGGCGCTGTCACGCTGGTACCTTTACGCCATCCATGGCTACTTCTGCGAGGTCATGTTCACGGCCGCCTGGGAGTTTGTGGTCAACTGCAACTGGAAATTCCCCGGCGTGACCAGCGTGTGGGCGCTCTTCATCTACGGCACCTGCATCCTCATTGTGGAGCAAATGTACCTGACACTGCGCGGCCGCTGCTCCGTGCTGCTGCGCTGCATCATCTACACGCTATGGACATACCTGTGGGAGTTCGGCACAGGGCTGCTGCTGCGCCAGTTCAATGCCTGTCCCTGGGACTACTCCGAGTTCCGCTACAACTTCATGGGACTCATCACGGCCGAGTACGCCGTGCCCTGGTTCTGCGCCTCATTCATTGTAGAGCGCCTAGTCATCCGCAAAACTCTGCGGTTGCGCTTCCACAATGGGCCCAAGGACGGCTGGTCAAACCATCCGTCGGATGCTGGGGGCGGAGATGAAGGAGGGGTGGGAGAAAATTTGGGGCCcgggtggaggagagagaggagcagagggacTGGGAATAGTGCTAATGGCTACCTTAAAggggaatga